The following are encoded in a window of Candidatus Polarisedimenticolia bacterium genomic DNA:
- a CDS encoding CHAT domain-containing protein — MRIPPALRAAAGLGAAIVAIFLATVTAGFTGEDDAPALIEKTRALLDSSDIRSISRLVAADRAGTYEAVDRLLNQGDAASRRLEDALSEAYAAAFRDESLRQRIRTFRAWTPAQRAERNAALGVKNAGKKEAMAGRFPQAIAGFAKALPIFRRLGDLREEARCLSNLGGMAAQEGDYATALTRLGEAKDAVRKSGDLALLAAIESNRSLVYSGRGQMPEARTALQGALEVAQTLGLRDDQAAILLNLANLEQNLGQTEAAIDHSQRAAQAGRALGDAQIESLAWQNLGVLYSRKGERRRGDESHRRGAEIARKAGLWKEEAQAWLSLTESQIAQRDFQGARRSLERCRAAAGQTNSILTRARVEMAAAHLENEQGHYEPGLTHLDAAQAALQNAEDPSLLGRIHGERAAALFYIGRYEETVSELTQAIRYVATASEPGHEALYRMNLGQILSLLGEPRRGISELESASRLYRGAGDRRGEAMVLQVLGLIRFQLGEPAAGREALEAALKALRDTPRPAERAEAMTDLAALELASGHRARAVELVQEASRVFEPENDLHGIAYAHVVEAEALLQGGSPAGARAALGRIRRLSQGRPNVEFDWKILHLEGRVAESTGDLDSARRSYERSVSEVERLRSSVRPLPWRAAVLEDRIAPYRSLVRLSLRRGEVEEAYRVARAAKARTFAERLTLPDFASGLPEDVASRSALSSPASLHSGSRLQPEPVAPLDRLQRLLRARELMLDYFVADQELLVFVIRREALGVQAISLEKRAASWTGALETLRHPGRPDRGDAAVTETWKRAAALAGRTLLEPVASELLGADQLLVVPAGPLQGAPFGALLWRERPVIERWSVSILPAAESLFSRAASRAGPAGAILAMANPGEENLPGAEEEARRIARLAAARVDVLTGASAREAVLRRSAGDYEVIHLAAHGRLDPLSPLHSYLALSPGEGEDGRLEAGEIAALPIRAALVVLSGCETAVERGTARGDAPGEERTSLARAFLSAGAGTVIASLWEMEDRSALSILPALYPRLSHSSPAAALAELQRDLIHGRIAGAGGRPLDHPFYWAGLAAFGAGGPEAAPERDASKPDREAARPRSARSVRKLDP, encoded by the coding sequence ATGAGGATCCCCCCCGCGCTGCGGGCCGCGGCGGGACTGGGCGCGGCGATCGTCGCGATATTCCTGGCTACCGTCACGGCCGGCTTCACCGGCGAAGACGACGCCCCGGCCCTCATCGAGAAGACGCGGGCGCTTCTCGACTCCTCGGACATCCGATCGATTTCCCGCCTGGTGGCGGCCGATCGCGCCGGGACCTACGAGGCGGTCGACCGTCTCCTCAATCAAGGCGACGCCGCGAGCCGGCGGCTCGAAGACGCCTTGTCGGAGGCTTACGCGGCCGCCTTCCGGGACGAATCCCTGCGGCAGCGGATCCGGACCTTCCGCGCCTGGACGCCGGCCCAGCGAGCGGAGCGAAACGCCGCGCTCGGTGTGAAGAACGCCGGCAAGAAGGAGGCGATGGCAGGAAGGTTTCCCCAGGCGATTGCGGGTTTCGCGAAGGCGCTTCCGATCTTCCGCCGTCTCGGGGACCTGCGGGAGGAGGCGCGATGTCTCTCGAACCTGGGGGGGATGGCCGCCCAGGAGGGAGATTACGCGACAGCCCTCACCCGTCTCGGAGAAGCCAAGGACGCGGTGCGGAAGTCGGGTGATCTCGCGCTGTTGGCGGCGATCGAGAGCAACCGCTCGCTCGTCTACTCAGGTCGCGGACAGATGCCGGAAGCGCGGACCGCGCTCCAAGGAGCGCTGGAGGTCGCCCAGACTCTCGGGCTGCGCGATGACCAGGCGGCAATCCTGCTGAACCTGGCGAACCTCGAACAAAATCTGGGGCAGACCGAAGCCGCAATCGACCACTCCCAAAGAGCCGCCCAGGCGGGCCGCGCCCTGGGAGACGCACAAATCGAGTCCCTCGCCTGGCAGAACCTCGGGGTCCTCTACTCTCGCAAGGGAGAAAGGCGCCGGGGAGACGAGAGTCACCGGAGGGGGGCTGAAATCGCCCGCAAAGCCGGCCTCTGGAAGGAAGAGGCCCAGGCGTGGCTGAGTCTCACCGAATCGCAGATCGCACAGCGTGATTTTCAAGGCGCGCGGAGAAGCCTCGAGCGCTGCCGGGCCGCCGCCGGTCAGACCAATTCGATCCTGACCCGCGCCCGGGTGGAGATGGCCGCGGCGCACCTCGAGAACGAGCAAGGACACTACGAGCCGGGTCTGACGCACCTGGACGCGGCGCAGGCGGCTCTCCAAAATGCCGAAGATCCCTCCCTGCTCGGACGGATCCATGGAGAGCGCGCGGCGGCACTCTTCTACATCGGCCGCTACGAAGAGACGGTGTCGGAGCTCACGCAGGCAATCCGCTACGTCGCGACGGCTTCGGAGCCCGGCCACGAGGCTCTCTACCGGATGAACCTAGGACAGATCCTCTCTCTCCTGGGGGAGCCGCGCCGCGGAATCTCGGAGCTGGAGAGCGCTTCCCGTCTCTATCGCGGAGCCGGAGATCGCCGCGGGGAGGCGATGGTGCTCCAGGTCCTGGGACTGATCCGCTTCCAGCTCGGCGAGCCGGCCGCTGGCAGGGAGGCGCTCGAGGCGGCGCTGAAGGCGCTGCGCGACACCCCGAGACCGGCGGAGCGGGCCGAGGCGATGACCGACCTCGCCGCCTTGGAGCTGGCTTCCGGCCATCGTGCAAGAGCGGTGGAGCTGGTCCAGGAGGCGTCGCGGGTCTTCGAGCCCGAGAACGATCTGCATGGCATCGCCTATGCCCATGTCGTCGAGGCGGAGGCTCTGCTTCAGGGAGGGAGCCCCGCCGGGGCGCGCGCCGCTTTGGGGCGGATTCGCCGACTCTCCCAGGGGCGGCCGAACGTCGAATTCGACTGGAAGATCCTGCATCTCGAAGGGCGCGTCGCGGAAAGCACGGGAGATCTCGACTCGGCTCGCCGATCGTACGAACGCTCCGTGTCCGAAGTGGAGCGGCTCCGTAGCAGCGTGCGGCCCCTCCCGTGGCGCGCCGCGGTCCTCGAAGATCGAATCGCGCCCTATCGCTCCCTCGTCCGGCTCAGCCTCCGCCGGGGAGAGGTGGAGGAAGCCTATCGGGTCGCCCGGGCGGCCAAGGCGCGCACCTTCGCCGAGCGTCTTACGCTCCCCGATTTCGCATCCGGCCTCCCCGAGGACGTCGCCTCACGCTCCGCGCTCTCGTCTCCCGCTTCCCTTCATTCCGGCTCCCGGCTCCAGCCGGAGCCGGTCGCGCCGCTCGATCGTCTCCAGCGCCTGCTGCGAGCCCGTGAACTCATGCTCGACTATTTCGTCGCGGACCAAGAGCTGTTGGTGTTCGTAATCCGCCGTGAAGCGCTCGGCGTCCAGGCGATTTCGCTGGAGAAGCGTGCGGCCTCCTGGACCGGAGCGCTCGAGACGCTGCGACATCCGGGAAGGCCGGATCGCGGGGATGCGGCCGTTACTGAGACGTGGAAACGGGCCGCCGCGCTCGCCGGCCGGACGCTGCTCGAGCCGGTCGCCTCCGAGCTCCTCGGCGCCGACCAGCTCCTGGTCGTCCCCGCGGGGCCGCTCCAGGGCGCGCCGTTCGGGGCGCTCCTCTGGCGGGAGCGCCCGGTGATCGAGCGCTGGAGCGTCTCGATTCTGCCCGCGGCGGAGTCGCTCTTTTCCCGCGCCGCTTCGCGCGCCGGCCCTGCCGGCGCGATCCTCGCCATGGCCAACCCGGGTGAAGAGAACCTGCCGGGCGCCGAAGAGGAGGCGCGGCGGATTGCCCGCCTCGCCGCCGCGCGGGTGGACGTTCTGACCGGCGCGTCGGCCCGCGAGGCCGTGTTGCGAAGGAGCGCGGGAGACTATGAGGTGATCCACCTTGCGGCTCACGGCAGGCTCGACCCACTCTCGCCGCTCCATTCCTACCTGGCGCTCTCCCCCGGCGAAGGGGAGGATGGACGCCTCGAAGCGGGAGAGATCGCGGCGCTGCCGATCCGGGCCGCACTCGTCGTCCTGAGCGGCTGCGAGACCGCCGTGGAGCGCGGCACGGCGCGCGGCGACGCCCCGGGGGAGGAGCGCACCTCTCTGGCGCGCGCCTTCCTTTCGGCCGGAGCCGGGACGGTCATCGCGAGCCTCTGGGAGATGGAGGATCGATCGGCTCTCTCCATCCTGCCGGCGCTCTATCCGCGCCTCTCCCATTCTTCGCCCGCGGCGGCGCTGGCGGAGCTGCAGCGCGATCTCATCCATGGGCGGATCGCGGGGGCGGGAGGCCGCCCGCTCGACCACCCCTTCTATTGGGCCGGTCTCGCCGCTTTCGGCGCCGGCGGGCCGGAGGCGGCGCCGGAGCGCGACGCCTCGAAGCCGGACCGGGAAGCTGCCAGACCGAGAAGCGCCCGCAGCGTCAGGAAGCTCGATCCGTAG
- a CDS encoding zf-HC2 domain-containing protein, translated as MKETRVQEDHPDELTTAVYLEGRLPPDALRTFESHLARCDACRAGIALLRSAGSAGEAAPREFIARAKQAGDPGSPARRWLTPPRAAGLAASLLIVAALAAYLSPSTPPRGAATYRGGGAGGFEDLVPSAGSTAPAGAIVFRWSRVRGADRYVIDVHSAYGENLASFTVPAGTSSAHWPSGVPGPRPGTLIWRIRALALDRVLAESRPIAFEAR; from the coding sequence GTGAAGGAGACGCGTGTTCAGGAAGATCATCCCGACGAGCTGACCACCGCCGTCTATCTCGAAGGAAGGCTTCCGCCGGATGCCCTGCGGACCTTCGAGTCGCATCTCGCCCGCTGCGACGCGTGCCGCGCCGGCATCGCGCTGCTGCGATCCGCCGGGTCGGCGGGGGAGGCCGCGCCCCGCGAGTTCATCGCCCGGGCGAAGCAGGCGGGAGACCCGGGAAGCCCGGCGCGGCGATGGCTCACGCCTCCCCGGGCCGCCGGCCTGGCCGCTTCTCTGCTGATCGTGGCCGCGCTTGCCGCCTATCTCTCTCCCTCGACGCCGCCGCGCGGGGCCGCAACCTATCGCGGCGGCGGCGCGGGCGGTTTCGAGGACCTCGTCCCTTCGGCCGGGTCCACGGCGCCCGCGGGAGCGATCGTTTTCCGCTGGTCGAGGGTCCGCGGAGCCGATCGTTACGTCATCGACGTCCACAGCGCGTATGGGGAGAATCTCGCCAGCTTCACCGTTCCCGCGGGCACGTCCTCCGCGCACTGGCCCTCCGGCGTCCCGGGGCCTCGGCCCGGAACCCTGATTTGGCGGATCCGCGCACTGGCGCTGGATCGAGTCCTGGCCGAGAGCCGGCCCATCGCCTTCGAGGCGCGCTGA
- a CDS encoding sigma-70 family RNA polymerase sigma factor yields MDEQAEREILSRVARREPGSWEEFLEAFAGVLFRVACLFADGYDDRMDLFLLICSRLKEDDLKRIRVFRERPGAPCRFSTYLAVVAKNIGVDFVRAREGRYRPFGKVAAMDETDRLLFEYILREGRQVEEARGLLKGRHGITLGSAEAEERSARITATLSPNQRWKLLARLASRQGSLSIDPVRESAGDPDHPLPLRSRNGDPESALRGEEAWRILGEAMEEMEPRLRLALALKFRDGMSHAEIAEFFAVSPEEAEALVRDALGSLRDRLAGSGIAPLDLESAHAASFWPS; encoded by the coding sequence ATGGACGAGCAGGCGGAACGGGAGATCCTGTCCCGCGTCGCCCGGCGCGAGCCGGGCTCGTGGGAGGAGTTCCTGGAAGCTTTTGCCGGCGTGCTCTTCCGCGTCGCGTGCCTCTTCGCCGACGGCTACGACGATCGAATGGACCTCTTCCTCCTGATCTGCTCGCGCCTCAAGGAGGATGACCTGAAGCGGATCCGCGTCTTTCGCGAGCGCCCCGGGGCGCCCTGCCGCTTCTCGACCTATCTCGCCGTGGTGGCGAAGAACATCGGCGTCGACTTCGTCCGGGCCCGGGAGGGACGGTACCGGCCCTTCGGCAAGGTGGCGGCCATGGACGAGACCGATCGCCTGCTCTTCGAATACATCCTTCGCGAGGGACGGCAGGTGGAGGAGGCCCGCGGACTTCTGAAGGGACGGCACGGCATCACGCTGGGCTCGGCCGAGGCGGAGGAGCGCTCGGCGAGAATCACCGCGACGCTGTCCCCGAACCAGCGCTGGAAGCTTCTCGCCCGCCTCGCCTCCCGGCAGGGCTCCCTTTCGATCGACCCGGTGCGGGAGTCGGCCGGCGACCCGGATCATCCCCTGCCGCTGCGGAGCCGGAACGGCGATCCGGAGTCGGCGCTGCGAGGCGAGGAGGCGTGGAGGATCCTCGGCGAGGCGATGGAGGAGATGGAGCCCCGCCTGCGGCTCGCTCTGGCGCTGAAGTTCCGCGACGGAATGAGCCACGCGGAGATCGCCGAGTTCTTCGCCGTCTCGCCGGAGGAGGCCGAAGCGCTCGTCCGTGACGCCCTCGGGAGCCTCCGCGATCGGCTGGCGGGCTCCGGCATCGCCCCTCTCGATCTCGAATCGGCCCACGCCGCGTCCTTCTGGCCGTCATGA